In the genome of Persephonella sp. KM09-Lau-8, one region contains:
- the proC gene encoding pyrroline-5-carboxylate reductase yields MFKIGIIGAGNMGEAIVRGLIEKNVVKSTEIIVSDIDPDRISYLVERYNVAGSSSNKRVVENSEIIFLSVKPKDLEKTLEPIKDSFTQDKILISVLAGIKIEKIRKILEKPVIVRIMPNTPALIGEGAIGVSFEEIDENKKLEILNILNALGVVVEVEESLMDVVTGLSGSGPAYVFMFIEGLIQGGIKGGLSYPQAKELAVQTVLGAAKLVKELDEHPVVLRDKVSSPAGTTIYALHKLEEKGLKDAVISAVEEATKRSKELSK; encoded by the coding sequence ATGTTTAAGATAGGAATAATCGGCGCCGGAAATATGGGTGAGGCTATAGTCAGAGGGCTGATTGAAAAAAATGTGGTTAAATCCACAGAAATAATAGTTTCCGATATTGACCCTGACAGGATTAGTTATCTGGTTGAAAGATACAATGTTGCAGGAAGTTCCAGTAATAAAAGGGTTGTTGAAAATTCTGAGATAATTTTTCTATCAGTTAAACCTAAGGATTTAGAAAAAACTTTAGAACCTATAAAAGACAGTTTTACACAGGATAAAATCCTGATATCTGTTCTGGCTGGAATAAAAATAGAAAAAATAAGAAAAATCCTTGAAAAGCCTGTTATAGTCAGAATTATGCCTAATACACCTGCACTTATTGGTGAAGGTGCAATTGGTGTGTCTTTTGAGGAAATAGATGAAAACAAAAAACTGGAAATTCTGAATATCCTTAATGCCCTTGGGGTTGTTGTTGAGGTTGAAGAGTCCTTAATGGATGTTGTGACAGGATTGTCAGGTAGCGGCCCCGCCTATGTATTTATGTTTATTGAAGGACTTATTCAGGGTGGAATAAAAGGAGGCCTGTCTTACCCTCAGGCAAAAGAGCTTGCCGTTCAAACAGTCTTAGGTGCTGCAAAGCTGGTTAAGGAGCTTGATGAACATCCTGTAGTCTTAAGAGATAAGGTTAGCTCCCCTGCAGGAACAACTATTTATGCACTGCACAAACTTGAGGAAAAAGGTCTTAAAGATGCTGTTATATCTGCTGTAGAAGAAGCAACAAAAAGAAGCAAAGAGTTATCTAAATAA